A window of Kangiella sp. TOML190 genomic DNA:
TCCAACGCCTGTACTGCCTTAAAAAAGAATCATAATCAGGGAAATAGTTTAAAAATGGTTTATTTAACTCGAAGAAGTCTTCAGCTAATTTTACTTGGGTAAGTTCTCGCTTAGGCTTTCGCGAATTCTGCTTCCTCATAATCATGTGATGATGAAAGTCTTGGTACAATCTATGGAAGAAATCTCTTTTAGCATCGTTACCAGAATTTTGAGTTCTTTTCCCAAAAAATGCATACTCCAATTCAAGCTGGCCAGATGCAGAGTAGTAGTCCAACAATTTGTTATAAATCCACATCAAAAGTTCGGGAGGAGGATAATAACCGTTAAATATGTAGTCCATGTATGATTGTATTGGATGCCTGAAACCTTCCACTTCTCTGTCAATAAAGTCTCCCATATAATCATCACCTTTATACATTTGCATCAAGTGATTCCAATGCTCTTCCAGTTTAAGGTCCTGCTGGAAATTACTTTTTAAAAGTTCCTTCCTAATTTCGGAAACCTCTTTCCAAGCTTTCTGATCAAACTCTACATCCTTCTTAGTTGGCATAAATCACTCCTTGTATAAATAATCAGCCCACCACTGCATCATTTCCCTTCTTTCATCGAGATATTTAGCATGATGCGTATACGCAGCTCTAACCGAGTTTCTTTCTAAGTGCGACAGCTGCCTCTCTATTGCATCAGAGTTAAATCCTTCTTCATTCAAGATTGATGAAGCAGTAGCCCTAAACCCATGCGGAGTAGCTTTGCTTTTGCCTTTATTTTTGCCGTCATAACCCATTGAGAATATAGCTTTGCGCATAGTGTTATCAGACATTGGATCAATGCGTCTTCTTTCAGAAGGGAAAACTAATTTGTGCTGGCCGGTGATAACTTTGATTTCATTTAAAACAGATATTGATTGCCGTGATAATGGGACCAGGTGTTCAGTACTCATTTTCATCCTTTCTCCAGGGATTCGCCAAAGCATCTCATCAAAATCGAACTCGCTCCAAAGCGCTCCTCTTAGCTCTCCAGGTCGAACAAAAGTTAGAACAAGCAGTTTGATGGCTAGTTGAGTGAGTTTTCGACCAATTAGATGATATTGCTCTAAGTCTTTTAAAAATCGAGGTAACTCTTCTCGCGGCAAAGATGGGCGATGAGATAGTTTCCTAGTTTTGATTATATCGGTTAGGTCAGATGCTGGGTTTACTGTTAAGCGACCCATTTGTACAGCATAGCGACAGACCCGACTAATATCTTGCAAAACCTTTCGTGCGACATCTAGAGCATCACGTTTTTCAATCTTCTTAACGATTTGAATAATATCTTGAGGAGTTATTTGATCGACGGGCAAATGGCCTATTGAAGAAAAGGAATTTAATTTGAGTCTTCGCCATAACTTATTTGCATGACCTTCTGACCATTCTTCTCTACTTTTATCCCACCACTCTTTTGCTAGCTGAGAGAATGAATTGGTTTCATCAAATTTAAGTTTAAGCTTTTGCTCTTTCTTTTGAAGACTAGGATCAACACCCTTAGCTATCAGGCGCTTAGCATCTAGTGTAAGTTCCCTAGCCATTTTTAAAGTAATTGTTGGGTAAACACCTAAAGCCAAGGTTTTTTGTTTTCCAGAAAAGCGATATTTTAAGCGCCAATATTTTGAACCATTGGGCTTAACAAGCAGCCTGAGACCTCTCTCATCCGAGAACCATTGATCTTTGCCTTGTGGTTTTATTCCTTTAACCTTAATGTCCGTAAGAGGCATTTTGGTGCTATATTTTCTCAATTGAATTAATGTAGCACCAAATGTAGCACCAATTAGAGAAGGATTCCAGTGGACACAATTGGACCAACTTGGACAGATTAAGCAGTTAAGGTGTTGTTTTTATGTTTATTTCTGGACGGCAATGGATGCCGACAGAGAATAAGATGGTGCCCAGGGACGGACTCGAACCGTCACGGTGTTGCCACCGGGGGATTTTAAGTCCCCTGCGTCTACCAATTTCGCCACCTGGGCAGCAGATGACTGGCTATATCAGCTTGATAAAGTGGAGGCTGAGGCCGGAGTCGAACCGACGTCCACGGATTTGCAATCCGCTGTATAGCCACTCTACCACTCAGCCTTAATTCAACTTTCTTGTCAGCTATGGTGCTTCTGACGAAGCGCTGATATAAAAAACCTCGGTAATGCACCGAGGTTTTGAATTTGGAGCGAGAAAGGAGGTTCGAACTCCCGACCCCAACCTTGGCAAGGTTGTGCTCTACCAGCTGAGCTATTCTCGCGTCGTTGTGGCGTGCATTTTACTTCGAAATCCAATTGTGTCAACACAAAAGAGTAAATTTTTTAGCACTTTTTTTACCGCTGGTTAGGACTCAAACAAACTGCCGAAAAATCAGTCAGTTAGGGCTTCTAACGAGGTGCTAGCGATAAGGATTCATTATTATCCGTCTTTATTTTCGCTTGTCAAGTGAGGCCATGCAGCCCGTAAATAGTTATACATTGACCATAGCGTCAGGAGCGCTGCGATCCACATAAAGAGGTAACCAATACTTTTGGGAACGTTAAAAATATCCGGCGAAGAAAGCAGCAATAAAAAGATCGCAAAGAGCTGACAAACGGTTTTAATTTTGCCAACCCATGAGACCTGTACCACTGCCCTACTGCCCATTTCAGCCATCCATTCGCGTAGCGCTGAAACGGTGATTTCACGGCCAATAATCACCATCGCCGGAATGGCAAGCCATACCGTCGCTTCTCGTTCAACTAGCAAAATCAAGGTGATAGCAACCATTAGCTTATCAGCAACCGGATCTAAAAAAGCGCCGAAGGGCGATTCGATATTAAGACGGCGTGCTAAAAAACCGTCAAAAAAGTCAGTAGCAGAAGCAACGCAGAAGATAGATAAGGTAATCCAGCGAGCAGCTACCGTATCAATATAAAAAAACAACACAAACAACGGCACTAAAGCGATTCTAAATGCTGTTAAAATATTTGGCAGATTCCACACTGCTGTCACCCCAAGTGATAATTGTTAGACAAAGTTATTCTAACTCATTGTTTCTTAATATAAAGCTATCCATGTAAATAATCATAAATTTTTTGCGCAATTGCCAAACTGATCCCTGGTGCTTTAGCAATGTCCTTGGTGCTAGCTTTTTCAATTTCTTGCCAGCCACCAAAATGATTGAGTAGGCTTTGGCGTCGTTTAGCGCCGACACCGGGAATTTCTTCGAGTAAAGACTTGGTTGAAGACTTTTTACGTTGCTGTCGATGTTTGGTAATGGCAAAACGGTGCGCTTCGTCACGAATGTGCTGAATTAAGTGCAAGCCTTGATTGGATTCGCTTAGTTGAATCGGTTGATGCTCACCGACCAGCCATAATAGCTCCATGCCAACTTTACGATCGGCACCTTTGGAAACTCCTAACAATCGACTGGTATTGATATTTAATTCATTAAATACCTCTTCAGCATGGGTCAACTGTCCTTTGCCGCCATCAATGATCACCAAATCGGGCATCGCAGCATCTTCATCCAGAATCCTTTTGTATCGACGCTGCAAGGCTTGGCGCATCGCTGCATAATCATCGCCACCGGTGATCCCTGAAATATTAAAAATGCGGTAAGCCGCTTTCTTAGGCCCATTGTCATCAAACACCACGCATGAAGCGACGGTTTGCTGTCCTTGGGTATGACTGATGTCGAAACACTCCAGATGCTTTGGCAGCTTATCCAAATCCAGTGCTTTTTGTAGCGCTAGTAACCGCTGATAAATGTTAGATTTGCTGTTTAATTTTGCGCGTAAAGAGTGCAATGCGTTTTTTTGCGCAAATTCTAGCCAGTCTTTAGTTTGACCACGAACTGGCCTTTTAAAATTAACTTTTTTATTGAAAGAAACATCAACCGCTTCACCGATCAACGCAAACTCGGGCGAAGTTTCTGGCAACAACACAGTTTTAGGAATTTCGGCTCCAGATAAATAGTACTGGCGAACAAACGTTTCTAACACCTCAGCAAGTTCGGTGTCTTTGGGAACTTTCGGATAGAAAGCTTTATTACCGACGACCATTCCCTGACGTATAAACAGAACTAGCACGCAAGCCGTACCAGCAGCATATTCCAGCGCAACCGCATCCAAATCGGCACTGCTGCCGCTGATGGATTGTTTTTGAATGACATGGCGTAAATTTTGTATCTGATCTCGATAACGAGCAGCCTCTTCATAATCTAAATCCATGGCTGCAGACTCCATCCGTTTTTGCAGGCTATTGATAACCGATTCGCTTTTGCCTTGATAGAACTGACGAATACTGTTGATGTCTTTGGCGTAGTCCTTTTTAGAGATGTAACCCACGCAAGGCGCTGTGCAGCGTTTGATTTGATACTGCAAGCAAGGTCGAGAGCGGTTTTTGAAATAACTGTCTTCGCACTGACGAACTTGAAAGGTTTTTTGCATTAGCGACAAGCTCTGTCTGACTGCAGTAGCGCTGGGAAAAGGCCCAAAGTAATCACCGTATTGTTTTTTTGCTCCTCGATGGTAGACCAGCTTGGGGTAATCTTCTTTCGATAGAAAGATATAAGGGTAGGATTTATCGTCACGAAATACGACATTAAACCGTGGACGATGCTTTTTGATAAGGTTGTTTTCCAGTAACAGAGCTTCCGTTTCGGTTTCGCAAACCGTGGTTACAATATCTTCTATCAAGGTCACCATTAACTGCGTTTTAGGCGAACTATGACTTTTAACAAAATAGCTTTTGACTCGATTCGATAAATTTTTCGCTTTACCGACATATATAATGTTATCACTGGAATCGAGCATCCTATAAACACCAGGTTTGGTGCTTAAATGCTGCAGAATGGTTTTAATTTTTGGCTTATCTTTGGGAACTGTATCAGTCATAGCTGACCGAATATCAGGTTTGCGGTTCGATAACTTTATATCTTAAGGCTAAGTGAGTCAGCCCCACATCATTTTCAACACTCAACTTCTCGAAAAGGCGATAGCGGTAACTGTTTACGGTCTTTGGACTTAAGTGCAATTTATCAGAAATATCCTGAACTTTTTCGCCACGAGTAATCATCAGCATGACCTGCATTTCACGTTCAGAAAGTTGATTGAAAGGATTGTCATCTTTATTTTTGAATTGGGATAAAGCCATTTCTTGCGCAACTTCTGGTGCAAGGAAAACCTTGCCATGGCTTACCGCTCTTATGGCCTTGACCATTTCGTTTATATCACCACCCTTGGTGATATAGCCCATGGCTCCAGCATTGAGAAACTGGCTGGGATAAGGCTCAGAAATGTGCGCGGTCAAGGCAATGACTTTTACGTCAGGGTCAAAGCGTAGCATCCGCCGAGTGGCTTCAAGACCGCCAATTCCAGGCATATTAGCGTCCATCAAAACGACCGTAGGCTTAAGTTGTCGTTGTTTTTTAAGCGCTTCTTCGCCAGTTTCAGCTTCAGCAACAACTTCAATTCCATCTTGATCAGCTAGTATTCGCCCGAGCCCCATTCTAACTAGGTCATGGTCATCTACCAGCATTAATTTGATCATATTATTCTTGCCTTAAATCTTTATTGTTAGTAGATTACTGAAAATCATATCCCTTATCAAGAATTATCCATGAAAGCTTATTTGATCCTTTTTATAGCGCTAATAACATCGCCTATGGCAATGGCGGAGAAAACTTTGCAAGAGTGTATCGATACGCAAAACGATATCGCTAGACTAGCCTGCTATGATAGCATTTTTGGTCACAGCAAGAGTGACGGCGCAACACCTTTAGCCACCCCTTCCTCGCAAGATGATTTTGGCGCTGAACGCATTCGTTCAGAAGATAAAGCTGACTCTATGACAACCTCAATCGTGGGTGAGTTCGACTACCTTGCTAAAGGCGATAAAATACAATTAAGCAACGGCCAAACCTGGCAAGTGATTGAGAGTCGCAAATTAAGACACAAAGCAAAAAACCCTGAAGTAGTTATCTCAAAAGGCTTTATGGGTTCTTATTTCCTTGAGTTTGCAGATATCAATCGACGTATTAAAGTGAGACGCGTCAAATAAATGAACAAGCTATTGGCTGCCGATTACCAAAATATCTGGCATCCCTATACTAACACTGCTACCGATAATCCTTTATTTCTAGTCGACTCCGCTTGCGGAGTCGAACTGCATCTGGCTGATGGAACTAGTCTTATTGATGGTATGTCTTCTTGGTGGGCGGTCATTCATGGATATAATCATCCTAGCCTGAATCAGGCAGCCAAAGCTCAAATCGACAAAGTCAGTCATGTGATGTTTGGCAGCTTAACCCATGAGCCGGCCATAAAGCTTGCCGAGCAATTGCTATCATTAACCAGTAGTCACGCTAAGCAAGATTTTGCTCGAGTATTTTTCTCGGACTCAGGCTCGGTCAGTGTCGAAGTGGCCATTAAAATGGCCATCCAGTATTGGTTTGCTCAAGATCGCCCTAAAAAACACCAATTACTGACCGTTCGTCACGGCTATCACGGCGATACCTTTGCCGCTATGAGCGTCACTGATCCCGAAAATAGTATGCACTCAATGTTCCAAGGAATTCTAGCGGAACAACTATTTGCCGAGATCCCTGTCTATGGCGATGATATTGCATGGCGTCCTGAGTATATGGATTCAATTAAAGCTCAAATTGAACAGCACCATCAATCTATCGCCGCAATCATTATTGAGCCGCTAGTCCAAGGTGCTGGCGGCATGAAGTTTTATCATGCCGAATATTTGCGTCAGTTACGTCAACTTTGCAATCAGTATGAACTCTTGTTGATCTTCGACGAGATTGCTACAGGATTTGGTCGTACTGGCTCTCTATTTGCTTATCAAGCGGCGCAAGCAACCCCTGATATCCTTTGTCTTGGCAAGGCGCTAACTGGTGGTTACATGACCTTAGCAGCAACCCTAGCCAACCAGAAAGTGGTGGCGGGCATCCACGCTGATAGCCAAGAAGGCAAAGCTGGCGGAGTTCTAATGCATGGCCCGACTTTCATGGCTAACCCACTGGCCTGCGCGGTTGCTAACGCTTCTTTAGAATTGTTGCAGGTTAATAACTGGCAGCGACAAGTGGCTGCTATCGAAGAGCAACTCAAACAACAACTGACTCCCATACAAGCCCATAAACAGGTGCACGAGGTTCGAGTTAAAGGTGCCATTGGCGTGGTGGAAATGAAGCAGCCGGTTGATTTTAATTGGATAGTGCCAAAATTTGTAGAGCTCGGCGTATGGATCCGCCCTTTTGGCAAGCTGATTTACATTATGCCACCCTATATTATAAAGCCCGAGCAACTAACCAAGCTGACTCAGGCGATAGCTCAAGTTATTTCAGAAATGGACTAGTTACTGCTTGCGGGTAAACACCCAGGAGTTATCTTTACTAAACTTCTGATTAAATTTATAACCATCAAGATTAAACGATTTTAAATCTTCTGGATCGGTAATTCGGTTATCGATAATGTAACGACTAAGGCTGCCACGCGCCTTTTTAGCGAAAAAACTGATCATCTTATAATCGCCATTCTTATAGTCTTTAAAGGCTGGCGTTAACACTTGCGCGTTTAATAATTTAGGTTTGACCGATTTAAAATACTCATTAGACGCTAGATTGACCAACAGGTCCGATTTGAGCGCTTTCAGTTGCTGATTTAGAGCCTCAGTAATTTGCTCGCCCCAAAACTGATACAAATTCTTGCCCCGTTTAGTTTCTAGCTTTTTGCCCATTTCCAAACGATATGGCTGCATTAAATCCATCGGCCGCAACAAGCCATATAAACCCGATAAAATTCGTAAGTGTTTCTGCGCAAACTTGAAATCGTTGGCTTTCATGGTTTCGGCATCAAGCCCTGTGTAAACATCACCCTTAAAGGCCAGCACTGCTTGCTTAGCATTATCCGAAGTAAAGGGTTGTTGCCATTGATTAAAACGCTCAACATTAAGCTGTGCGATTTTCTCCGAAACGCCCATCAAATCTACGATATCTTGCACTTTAAATTTTTTTAGCTGCTGAATAAGCTGTTGCGAGTCCTCAAGAAAATCAGGAGTAGTACTAATAGATGATTTAGCAGGCGTTTCAAAGTCTAAAGTTTTGGCAGGAGAAACAACAGTGAGCATAGAAAATACGGTATTATTAAAAGAGTTGAAATTATGCCTTGTCCATACCGAAGCTACAAGGGTGAATTATGTAATTACCAAAATGCAGCCTAAAGCTCTCATTACTAAAGGTTGTAAGTATACGCTTATCACAAAAAGCTAATCCTATGCTTTAGATTAGCAGTCTATAAAAAAGCCTCTGTAGAAGAGGCTTGCAGAGTTATTGTCCTATATGCTTGTTTAGAAAAATCTCTATTCTCCTATACAAATTCACAATGTTATCAAAGTCCTCAAAACCATGACCTTCGTAAGTTTCCAATAAGGTTTCATACTTAATATCATGTTTCTTGAATTCACTTATCAAGCTATGGTAGTTACCCACCGGAACACGAGGATCTTTACCACCATGTATTAAAAAGACAGGGACTTTAATCTTGTCAGCGTTATGAACAGCAGAGCGCTCTTTAACGAACTGTGGGTCATCAATGCCCCAAGCCTCTTTCACAAATTTCCTACCTCCTTCAAAACGCCATGTATCAGCATTTTTCCATTCCTCTATATCATAAACTCCTACATAGCCAATGGAGCACTGGTAAAGGTCAGGCTCACGAATCACACCCATCAAAGCAGCATAGCCGCCATAACTTGCGCCATAGATACATATCTTATCTTTATTAGCATAACCTTGTTCTATAGCCCAAAGAGTCCCATCCGTTAAATCATCCTGCATTTCCTTGCCCATTTGCATATGGGCATCATACTCAAAATCGGAACTTCTTCCGCCAGAACCACGATAATTTAGTTGTAAAACTGCATAACCTCGATTGGCTAAAAACTGTGCCTCGACATCAAAACCCCAAGTATCTTGAATACCGTATGGCCCACCATGCACCAACACAACCATGGGTAAATTCTTACTTCTACCCTCTGGTAGGGTCAAGTAACCTCTAATTTCTAAACCATCGCGCGCCTTAAATTTTATTGGCTTCATTGAAGCCATCAGCTCTCTTTTAATCCAAGGCTGTGAATTCAATAAAAACTTTAGTTTAAAGTTATTCAGATCGAATAAATAATAACTTCCAGGATTTTTACCACTCCAGACGTTGACCACTATGGTTTTACCATCTGCCGTTGAGTTTAGAAAGCTAATTTCTTGACCTTTAAAGGAATTCTTTAACGAGCGATGTACTTTAGCCAAAATATGTTTATTATCAAAAAATTCCGTTTCAAGATAGCCTGGCATTCTCTGAATGCCAATCAATTGACCGTTGATATGTTGGTTATTGTCAATACC
This region includes:
- a CDS encoding tyrosine-type recombinase/integrase — its product is MPLTDIKVKGIKPQGKDQWFSDERGLRLLVKPNGSKYWRLKYRFSGKQKTLALGVYPTITLKMARELTLDAKRLIAKGVDPSLQKKEQKLKLKFDETNSFSQLAKEWWDKSREEWSEGHANKLWRRLKLNSFSSIGHLPVDQITPQDIIQIVKKIEKRDALDVARKVLQDISRVCRYAVQMGRLTVNPASDLTDIIKTRKLSHRPSLPREELPRFLKDLEQYHLIGRKLTQLAIKLLVLTFVRPGELRGALWSEFDFDEMLWRIPGERMKMSTEHLVPLSRQSISVLNEIKVITGQHKLVFPSERRRIDPMSDNTMRKAIFSMGYDGKNKGKSKATPHGFRATASSILNEEGFNSDAIERQLSHLERNSVRAAYTHHAKYLDERREMMQWWADYLYKE
- the pgsA gene encoding CDP-diacylglycerol--glycerol-3-phosphate 3-phosphatidyltransferase; this translates as MWNLPNILTAFRIALVPLFVLFFYIDTVAARWITLSIFCVASATDFFDGFLARRLNIESPFGAFLDPVADKLMVAITLILLVEREATVWLAIPAMVIIGREITVSALREWMAEMGSRAVVQVSWVGKIKTVCQLFAIFLLLLSSPDIFNVPKSIGYLFMWIAALLTLWSMYNYLRAAWPHLTSENKDG
- the uvrC gene encoding excinuclease ABC subunit UvrC translates to MTDTVPKDKPKIKTILQHLSTKPGVYRMLDSSDNIIYVGKAKNLSNRVKSYFVKSHSSPKTQLMVTLIEDIVTTVCETETEALLLENNLIKKHRPRFNVVFRDDKSYPYIFLSKEDYPKLVYHRGAKKQYGDYFGPFPSATAVRQSLSLMQKTFQVRQCEDSYFKNRSRPCLQYQIKRCTAPCVGYISKKDYAKDINSIRQFYQGKSESVINSLQKRMESAAMDLDYEEAARYRDQIQNLRHVIQKQSISGSSADLDAVALEYAAGTACVLVLFIRQGMVVGNKAFYPKVPKDTELAEVLETFVRQYYLSGAEIPKTVLLPETSPEFALIGEAVDVSFNKKVNFKRPVRGQTKDWLEFAQKNALHSLRAKLNSKSNIYQRLLALQKALDLDKLPKHLECFDISHTQGQQTVASCVVFDDNGPKKAAYRIFNISGITGGDDYAAMRQALQRRYKRILDEDAAMPDLVIIDGGKGQLTHAEEVFNELNINTSRLLGVSKGADRKVGMELLWLVGEHQPIQLSESNQGLHLIQHIRDEAHRFAITKHRQQRKKSSTKSLLEEIPGVGAKRRQSLLNHFGGWQEIEKASTKDIAKAPGISLAIAQKIYDYLHG
- the uvrY gene encoding UvrY/SirA/GacA family response regulator transcription factor, producing MIKLMLVDDHDLVRMGLGRILADQDGIEVVAEAETGEEALKKQRQLKPTVVLMDANMPGIGGLEATRRMLRFDPDVKVIALTAHISEPYPSQFLNAGAMGYITKGGDINEMVKAIRAVSHGKVFLAPEVAQEMALSQFKNKDDNPFNQLSEREMQVMLMITRGEKVQDISDKLHLSPKTVNSYRYRLFEKLSVENDVGLTHLALRYKVIEPQT
- the bioA gene encoding adenosylmethionine--8-amino-7-oxononanoate transaminase → MNKLLAADYQNIWHPYTNTATDNPLFLVDSACGVELHLADGTSLIDGMSSWWAVIHGYNHPSLNQAAKAQIDKVSHVMFGSLTHEPAIKLAEQLLSLTSSHAKQDFARVFFSDSGSVSVEVAIKMAIQYWFAQDRPKKHQLLTVRHGYHGDTFAAMSVTDPENSMHSMFQGILAEQLFAEIPVYGDDIAWRPEYMDSIKAQIEQHHQSIAAIIIEPLVQGAGGMKFYHAEYLRQLRQLCNQYELLLIFDEIATGFGRTGSLFAYQAAQATPDILCLGKALTGGYMTLAATLANQKVVAGIHADSQEGKAGGVLMHGPTFMANPLACAVANASLELLQVNNWQRQVAAIEEQLKQQLTPIQAHKQVHEVRVKGAIGVVEMKQPVDFNWIVPKFVELGVWIRPFGKLIYIMPPYIIKPEQLTKLTQAIAQVISEMD
- the yaaA gene encoding peroxide stress protein YaaA; this encodes MLTVVSPAKTLDFETPAKSSISTTPDFLEDSQQLIQQLKKFKVQDIVDLMGVSEKIAQLNVERFNQWQQPFTSDNAKQAVLAFKGDVYTGLDAETMKANDFKFAQKHLRILSGLYGLLRPMDLMQPYRLEMGKKLETKRGKNLYQFWGEQITEALNQQLKALKSDLLVNLASNEYFKSVKPKLLNAQVLTPAFKDYKNGDYKMISFFAKKARGSLSRYIIDNRITDPEDLKSFNLDGYKFNQKFSKDNSWVFTRKQ
- a CDS encoding S9 family peptidase, whose product is MKKVLIFLGLVLFSLSISAEKIPVETLFKFSDITALKISPDGEHLAARVESEGKKKLVVLNLQKMQIIQSFDFTKDKQEVGDFGWLNNERVYASMVVRVGPLAVPRSAGVLFAANIDGKRKAKLVNGSYYRFLNMLPEDDDYILVAMYNSRGFQAAYKMNVYKGSTRRVETAPDKFSSLHADNAGLIRAATGFDSDDEKYRVYLKASKEDDWALFKEYDEKKIGFRLLDIDTKSNALIAELSGEDAKRGVYKIDIDTANQTMVLPLAGDSAIISGIDNNQHINGQLIGIQRMPGYLETEFFDNKHILAKVHRSLKNSFKGQEISFLNSTADGKTIVVNVWSGKNPGSYYLFDLNNFKLKFLLNSQPWIKRELMASMKPIKFKARDGLEIRGYLTLPEGRSKNLPMVVLVHGGPYGIQDTWGFDVEAQFLANRGYAVLQLNYRGSGGRSSDFEYDAHMQMGKEMQDDLTDGTLWAIEQGYANKDKICIYGASYGGYAALMGVIREPDLYQCSIGYVGVYDIEEWKNADTWRFEGGRKFVKEAWGIDDPQFVKERSAVHNADKIKVPVFLIHGGKDPRVPVGNYHSLISEFKKHDIKYETLLETYEGHGFEDFDNIVNLYRRIEIFLNKHIGQ